One window of Tenacibaculum maritimum NCIMB 2154 genomic DNA carries:
- a CDS encoding type II toxin-antitoxin system RelE/ParE family toxin: MSKNKYRISQQAIEDLDNIWIYTLNKWSKEQADRYYDLIITEIEFIADNFMTGKSAEQTRKNYRVTKIKSHLIFYRKMENDIVEIVRVLHQRMDVKKRLK; encoded by the coding sequence CAAATATCGCATAAGTCAACAAGCGATTGAGGATTTAGATAACATTTGGATTTATACACTTAACAAATGGTCTAAAGAACAAGCTGATAGATATTACGACTTGATAATTACGGAGATTGAATTTATTGCTGATAACTTTATGACAGGAAAGTCAGCAGAACAAACTCGAAAGAATTATCGAGTGACTAAGATAAAATCACATCTGATTTTTTATAGAAAAATGGAAAATGATATTGTGGAAATTGTTAGAGTTTTACACCAACGAATGGATGTTAAAAAGCGACTGAAATAA
- the mfd gene encoding transcription-repair coupling factor: MSKQTIVNQYQKSAKIKQILSKLQQEQTHFQITNLVGSSLSFVISETFKKVERPYLLIFKDKEEAAYYLNDLEQLLGDKNVLFYPGSYRRPYQIEETDNANVLLRSEVLNRINSRKKPAVIVTYPTALFEKVVTKKELEKNTLKVNVGENLSLDFVNEVLFEYHFNRVDFVTEPGEFSVRGGIIDVFSFSNDEPYRIEFFGNEVDSIRTFDVETQLSNDKLKKINIMPNVENKSLQENRESFLKYISPKTVIFTKNVDEIGIKLDKFFAKAENAFHELSTEIKHAKPAELFCNGEVIKAQIQDFTSIRIALRSALKDQNTEEVLFHIKPQPSFNKQFHLLIENLNEYKEKGFTNYILCGNEKQAQRFHDIFDDAAVAVHYETIVFPLYQGFIDEEQKIVCYTDHQIFERYHKFRLKNGYAKKQTITLKELTNLEIGDYVTHIDHGIGKFGGLQKIDVEGKKQEAIKLIYGDRDILYVSIHSLHKISKFNGKDGKPPKIYKLGSDAWKKVKQKTKARVKHIAFNLIQLYAKRKLQRGYAFGQDTHIQHELEASFIYEDTPDQFSATQEVKKDMEKEQPMDRLVCGDVGFGKTEVAIRAAFKAVDNGKQVAVLVPTTILAFQHFKTFSERLKEFPVRIDYVNRFRSAKQKNRVIEGIADGSVDIVIGTHQLTNKRINFKDLGLLIIDEEQKFGVAVKDKLKTIKENVDTLTLTATPIPRTLQFSLMAARDLSVIKTPPPNRHPVETNVIRLSEEIMRDAISYEIARGGQVFFIHNRIENIKEVAGMLQRLVPDAKIGIGHGQMEGKKLEDLMLGFMNNEFDVLVSTTIIESGLDVPNANTIFINNANNFGLSDLHQMRGRVGRSNKKAFCYFITPPYHMMTDDARKRITALELFSELGSGLNIAMKDLEIRGAGDLLGGEQSGFINDIGFDTYQKILQEAIVELKENEFKDLYPTDENTPKEFVKEVQIDTDFEILFPDDYINAVTERLSLYNKLGILTSEEELQTFESEIIDRFGEYPTQVTDLLDSVRIKWLAKELGLEKVILKQKRMIGYFVADQQSDFYQTAAFSRILQYVQRNPKSCVMKEKKTKNGLRLLITFIKIDSVRTALKTLQKI; encoded by the coding sequence TTGAGCAAACAAACTATTGTAAACCAATACCAAAAATCTGCAAAAATAAAACAGATTTTATCAAAGTTACAGCAGGAGCAAACCCATTTTCAAATAACAAACTTAGTAGGTTCTTCGTTGTCCTTTGTTATTTCAGAAACTTTTAAAAAAGTAGAAAGGCCTTACTTATTAATCTTTAAAGATAAAGAAGAAGCAGCTTATTACTTAAATGATTTAGAACAGTTATTGGGCGATAAAAACGTGCTGTTTTATCCAGGATCTTACAGAAGACCCTATCAAATAGAAGAAACAGATAATGCAAATGTATTGTTGCGTTCTGAAGTTTTAAACAGAATAAATTCGCGTAAAAAACCAGCAGTAATTGTAACCTATCCAACAGCACTATTTGAAAAAGTAGTTACTAAAAAAGAATTAGAAAAAAATACATTAAAAGTTAACGTAGGTGAAAACTTATCACTTGATTTCGTAAACGAAGTTTTATTTGAATATCATTTTAATCGCGTAGATTTTGTAACAGAACCAGGTGAGTTTTCAGTAAGAGGAGGTATTATTGATGTATTTTCTTTTTCCAATGATGAACCATATCGAATTGAATTCTTTGGAAATGAAGTAGATAGTATTAGAACATTTGATGTAGAAACACAACTATCTAATGACAAGCTTAAAAAAATAAATATAATGCCCAATGTAGAGAATAAATCTCTACAAGAAAATAGAGAAAGTTTCTTAAAATATATTTCTCCTAAAACAGTTATTTTTACGAAGAATGTTGATGAAATAGGAATTAAATTAGACAAGTTTTTTGCCAAGGCAGAAAATGCATTTCATGAATTATCCACAGAAATAAAACATGCAAAGCCCGCAGAATTATTTTGTAATGGAGAAGTTATCAAAGCACAAATTCAAGATTTTACCTCTATAAGAATAGCACTTCGATCAGCACTTAAAGATCAAAATACAGAAGAAGTATTATTTCATATAAAACCACAGCCCTCTTTCAATAAGCAGTTTCATTTACTAATAGAAAACTTAAACGAATACAAAGAAAAAGGATTTACAAATTATATACTATGCGGAAACGAAAAACAAGCGCAACGTTTTCATGATATTTTTGATGATGCAGCAGTAGCAGTACATTATGAAACAATTGTTTTTCCTTTATATCAAGGATTCATTGATGAAGAACAAAAAATAGTTTGTTATACAGATCATCAGATATTTGAACGTTACCATAAATTTCGTTTAAAAAATGGATATGCCAAAAAGCAAACAATTACTTTAAAAGAACTTACAAATCTTGAAATAGGTGACTATGTAACTCATATAGACCACGGGATAGGGAAATTTGGAGGCTTACAAAAGATAGATGTAGAAGGAAAGAAACAAGAAGCTATAAAACTAATTTATGGAGATCGTGATATTCTGTATGTAAGTATCCACTCATTACATAAAATATCAAAATTTAATGGAAAAGATGGAAAACCACCAAAAATATACAAGCTAGGATCTGATGCTTGGAAGAAAGTAAAACAAAAAACAAAAGCAAGGGTCAAACATATAGCGTTTAATCTTATTCAATTATATGCAAAAAGAAAGCTACAAAGAGGATATGCTTTTGGACAAGACACACATATACAACATGAATTAGAAGCAAGCTTTATTTATGAAGATACTCCAGATCAATTTTCTGCTACGCAAGAAGTAAAAAAAGATATGGAAAAAGAACAGCCAATGGACCGCTTAGTATGTGGAGACGTTGGTTTTGGTAAGACAGAAGTAGCCATTCGTGCAGCATTCAAAGCAGTAGATAACGGAAAACAAGTTGCAGTTTTAGTACCAACAACTATTTTGGCCTTTCAGCATTTTAAAACGTTTTCAGAGCGTTTAAAAGAGTTTCCTGTACGAATAGATTATGTAAACAGGTTTAGGTCTGCAAAGCAAAAAAACAGGGTTATAGAAGGAATTGCTGACGGAAGTGTAGATATTGTTATAGGAACCCATCAATTAACCAATAAACGTATTAATTTTAAAGATTTAGGGCTCTTAATTATTGATGAAGAGCAAAAGTTTGGAGTAGCCGTTAAAGATAAGTTGAAAACTATAAAAGAAAACGTTGATACCCTTACCTTAACAGCAACACCAATACCAAGAACATTGCAATTTAGTTTAATGGCAGCACGTGATTTATCGGTTATTAAAACACCACCACCCAATCGTCATCCTGTTGAAACAAATGTAATTCGATTAAGTGAAGAAATTATGAGAGATGCCATTTCGTATGAAATAGCTCGCGGAGGTCAAGTTTTTTTTATCCACAATCGTATTGAAAATATCAAAGAAGTAGCAGGCATGTTGCAACGCTTAGTTCCAGACGCTAAAATAGGAATAGGACACGGGCAAATGGAAGGCAAAAAACTAGAAGATTTAATGCTAGGTTTTATGAATAATGAATTTGATGTATTGGTATCTACTACCATTATTGAAAGCGGATTAGACGTGCCTAATGCCAATACTATTTTTATTAATAATGCCAATAATTTTGGCTTGTCAGATTTACATCAAATGCGTGGTCGTGTTGGACGCTCCAATAAAAAGGCCTTTTGTTACTTTATAACCCCACCTTACCATATGATGACCGATGATGCCCGTAAGCGCATTACAGCATTAGAACTGTTTTCTGAATTAGGTAGTGGTTTAAATATAGCCATGAAAGATTTAGAAATTCGTGGTGCAGGAGATTTATTAGGAGGTGAGCAAAGTGGTTTTATTAATGATATTGGTTTTGACACCTATCAGAAAATATTACAAGAAGCTATTGTAGAGCTTAAAGAAAATGAGTTTAAAGACCTCTACCCTACGGATGAAAATACACCGAAAGAGTTTGTAAAAGAAGTACAAATAGATACCGATTTTGAAATTTTATTTCCAGATGATTATATCAACGCGGTAACAGAACGATTAAGTCTTTATAACAAGTTAGGAATATTAACCTCAGAAGAAGAACTACAAACTTTTGAAAGCGAAATCATAGAT